A portion of the Drosophila sechellia strain sech25 chromosome 2R, ASM438219v1, whole genome shotgun sequence genome contains these proteins:
- the LOC6609969 gene encoding uncharacterized protein LOC6609969 yields MYTQKPKSEILLSKCVMKLPFVSALYTWAADKTNIFQVYQPTGVYTSRQRRKLVRSLANFSGSNMSRWSQLKPMEWCKAVYRDCDSWSFVKCSLAFCAGVLLVRSLDGKLPDSS; encoded by the exons ATGTATacgcaaaaaccaaaatcagAAATTCTTTTGAGCAAGTGTGTCATGAAATTGCCATTCGTTTCTGCTCTATATACCTGGGCAGCagataaaacaaatattttccaagtATACCAACCGACGGGGGTGTACACATCACGTCAACGCCGCAAATTG GTTCGTTCCCTTGCAAATTTTTCAGGCTCTAATATGTCACGGTGGTCACAGCTGAAACCGATGGAGTGGTGTAAGGCCGTCTACAGGGACTGTGATTCCTGGTCATTCGTCAAGTGTTCCCTGGCATTCTGTGCCGGTGTGCTCCTGGTCCGAAGCCTCGATGGAAAGTTGCCGGACAGCAGCTAA
- the LOC116800688 gene encoding uncharacterized protein LOC116800688 — MDVRPPCRPLLEPPLPPVSPANCVNGKATAAFANFAAAATKAKAQPQQKLHKCIYIYIYLSDGRALYCSYVLDGPAKWRGEKNL, encoded by the coding sequence ATGGATGTCCGCCCTCCTTGCCGCCCCCTTTTGGAGCCGCCCCTTCCGCCTGTTAGCCCGGCTAACTGTGTAAATGGCAAAGCGACAGCAGCATTTGCTAActttgctgcagcagcaacaaaggcCAAAGCACAGCCCCAACAAAAACTACATAaatgtatctatatctatatctatctaAGCGATGGCCGTGCATTGTATTGCAGTTACGTGCTCGATGGTCCAGCAAAATGGCGAGGCGAAAAAAATCTCTga
- the LOC6609968 gene encoding uncharacterized protein LOC6609968, producing the protein MDQWTGVHRAFVIRAYYKSNDSISTAQRLFKKQFSIYQTPPTNVIKSWLRHFESTGSSQGGCGGYARSSLPQIFCTICNQCLSNEKNFSSSVK; encoded by the exons ATGGATCAGTGGACGGGTGTGCACCGGGCGTTTGTCATACGCGCCTACTACAAGAGCAACGACTCCATCAGCACCGCCCAGCGACTCTTCAAGAAGCAGTTCAGCATTTACCAAACGCCGCCGACGAATGTCATCAAGTCCTGGCTGAGGCACTTCGAGAGCACAGGGTCCTCGCAAGGAGGTTGTGGAGGATATGCACGATCCTCGCTGCCT CAAATCTTCTGCACCATTTGCAATCAATGCCTGAGTAATGAGAAGAACTTTAGCAGCTCCGTGAAGTGA
- the LOC6609970 gene encoding uncharacterized protein LOC6609970, whose product MDKDDLPDFTQLISCKDLPNITLQNIHPIHSMKVFMSEPKNANASIAELIQRQEVSAEQCRKVLKVIKERLVLKMATMQELKKYLLDLHSEIKKPGAGTRFVTNQEKVKLHFLDETEIREVELSDAVERCNIKLSSLYCEILALDSDMGSVAYLERVAQINIDFIMDWHKTQKQKKTGEIHSTGEVFKNTV is encoded by the coding sequence ATGGATAAGGACGATTTGCCCGACTTTACACAGTTAATCAGCTGCAAGGACTTACCGAACATAACTCTGCAAAATATACATCCCATTCACAGTATGAAGGTTTTCATGTCCGAGCCTAAAAACGCCAATGCCTCTATTGCTGAATTAATCCAACGTCAGGAAGTGTCTGCAGAGCAATGTCGCAAGGTACTTAAAGTCATAAAGGAAAGACTTGTTCTGAAAATGGCAACGATGCAAGAGCTTAAGAAGTATCTGCTGGATTTGCATTCGGAGATCAAAAAGCCCGGTGCAGGGACTCGTTTTGTGACCAACCAGGAGAAAGTTAAATTGCATTTCCTAGACGAGACGGAAATCAGAGAAGTCGAATTGTCTGACGCCGTGGAACGTTGCAACATAAAGCTGAGCTCGCTTTATTGCGAAATCCTGGCTTTGGACAGCGACATGGGCAGTGTCGCCTATTTGGAGAGGGTCGCCCAGATCAACATAGACTTTATCATGGATTGGCATAAAACTCAGAAGCAGAAAAAGACAGGCGAAATCCATTCCACCGGCGAAGTCTTCAAAAACACCGTTTAA